Proteins encoded together in one Impatiens glandulifera chromosome 1, dImpGla2.1, whole genome shotgun sequence window:
- the LOC124922500 gene encoding bZIP transcription factor 11 — protein sequence MFASDGLLRYPFPAIESGFTMWGEFHETTTTPLDFPSLDHQALAFSTFNEPDQLSPPLQNKKMKPGSYEPVIDDERRLRRMESNRESARRSRVRKQKHLENLREEMNRLRTGKRELANRLEFLLQQNRIRKRENDGLRCESEKLRQKLWLMRQILILQHLSHNNNNNN from the coding sequence ATGTTCGCCTCCGATGGACTTCTCCGTTACCCTTTTCCGGCCATCGAAAGCGGTTTCACGATGTGGGGGGAATTCCATGAAACCACCACCACCCCTTTGGATTTTCCATCTTTAGATCATCAAGCACTTGCCTTTTCAACTTTTAATGAACCGGATCAGTTATCACCACCtttacaaaataagaaaatgaaaccCGGTTCGTATGAACCGGTCATTGATGATGAGAGGCGGCTTAGACGAATGGAATCAAACCGGGAGTCGGCCCGACGGTCACGCGTGAGGAAACAGAAACACTTGGAGAATTTGAGGGAAGAGATGAACCGGCTGAGAACCGGGAAAAGGGAATTAGCGAACCGGTTAGAGTTTTTGTTGCAGCAGAACCGAATCAGGAAGAGAGAGAACGACGGTTTACGATGTGAATCGGAGAAATTAAGGCAAAAACTTTGGCTTATGCGTCAAATTTTGATCCTTCAACATTTgtcacataataataataataataattag